A single region of the Podospora pseudopauciseta strain CBS 411.78 chromosome 1, whole genome shotgun sequence genome encodes:
- a CDS encoding hypothetical protein (COG:Q; EggNog:ENOG503NXRB): MSYKSSMMTMLSMSEHGSLSPMGVLGVALAGSLFIFLLRSIYYAFLHPLSKIPGPKLYSFWDLPYLYHALRGNWPHKLKDLHDRYGPVVRYTSDNISFTTPSAWKTIYGHRNLPGQETFPKDPTAYRPTPSGHPHIIIASDPDHRRQRRLLSHAFSEKALRAQEDILNHYATLLITKLTAKANAKVAVDIVQWFNFTTFDLIGDLAFGQPFNCLDSAAYHPWVSLIFSNIKLGVFFEVLRRHPFLGCLKTFLLPKHLVKSQKEHRALSEKTAKKRLEAGGTERGDFMSYILRHNDEKGMSEGEIIENSSLLIIAGSETTATQLSGTTFWLLKNRDKYDKLVKEIRGRFGREDEIDLVAVGGLEYLEAVLEEGFRMYPPTPLALPRRVPPKGEYIEGYWIPGNTSVAVPQWASYQSSSNFRDPQKFVPERWLGDPRYADDVRGVLQPFSVGPRNCIGRNLAYAEMRLIMARLLWNFDLELMPESEEWNRQRIYVLWEKGAVNVRLTPVVR; this comes from the exons aTGAGCTATAAGTCTTCAATGATGACAATGCTTAGCATGTCGGAACACGGCTCTCTGAGCCCCATGGGAGTACTAGGGGTAGCACTAGCTGGA tctctcttcatcttcctcctccgcagcATCTACTACgccttcctccaccccctctccaagATCCCCGGTCCCAAGCTCTACTCCTTCTGGGACCTCCCCTACCTCTACCACGCCCTCCGCGGCAACTGGCCCCACAAACTCAAAGACCTCCACGACCGGTACGGCCCCGTGGTCCGCTACACCTCCGACAAcatctccttcaccaccccctccgcctggAAAACCATTTACGGCCACCGCAACCTTCCCGGTCAAGAAACCTTCCCCAAAGACCCCACCGCCTACCGCCCAACCCCCTCGGGCCACccccacatcatcatcgcctcCGACCCcgaccaccgccgccagcgccgcctcctctcccacgccTTCTCCGAAAAAGCCCTCCGCGCCCAAGAGGACATCCTGAACCACTACGCCACCCTCCTTATCACCAAGCTCACCGCCAAAGCCAACGCCAAGGTAGCAGTCGACATAGTCCAGTGGTTCAACTTCACCACCTTTGACCTGATCGGCGACCTCGCCTTTGGTCAGCCCTTCAACTGCCTCGATTCAGCCGCCTACCACCCCTGGGTATccctcatcttctccaacatcaagCTCGGCGTGTTTTTCGAGGTTCTCCGTCGCCACCCTTTTCTCGGCTGTCTCAAGACATTCCTCTTGCCTAAGCACCTGGTAAAAAGCCAAAAGGAGCACCGGGCGTTGAGCGAGAAGACAGCCAAGAAACGGCTCGAGGCAGGGGGAACGGAAAGGGGGGACTTTATGAGCTATATCTTGAGGCATAATGACGAGAAGGGGATGAGCGAGGGGGAGATTATAGAGAATAGTAGTTTGCTTATTATCGCTGGGAGTGAGACTACTGCTACGCAGCTGAGCGGGACGACGTTTTGGTTGTTGAAGAACAGGGACAAGTATGACAAACTGGTCAAGGAGATTAGGGGGAGGTTTGGCAGGGAGGACGAGATTGatttggtggcggtgggggggttggagtatCTGGAGGcggttttggaggagggatttAGGATGT ATCCCCCTACACCGCTCGCTTTGCCGAGACGGGTTCCCCCAAAGGGGGAGTATATAGAAGGGTATTGGATTCCCGGTAAT ACATCAGTAGCAGTCCCTCAATGGGCCTCGTACCAATCCTCTTCCAACTTTCGCGATCCTCAGAAATTTGTTCCCGAACGCTGGCTCGGCGACCCGAGATATGCTGATGATGTGCGGGGGGTGCTGCAGCCTTTTTCGGTCGGACCGAGGAATTGTATTGGGAGGAATTTGGCATATGCTGAGATGAGGTTGATCATGGCGAGGTTGTTGTGGAATTTTGACTTGGAGTTGATGCCGGAGAGTGAGGAGTGGAATAGGCAGAGGATTTATGTGCTctgggagaagggggctgTCAATGTGAGGCTTACGCCGGTTGTTAGGTGA